From Nonomuraea helvata, a single genomic window includes:
- the tyrS gene encoding tyrosine--tRNA ligase, producing the protein MTDILDDLAWRGLIAQSTDLDALRASMAKGPITVYSGFDPTAPSLHVGHFVPLLTLRRLQLAGHRPIGLVGGATGLIGDPSGRNTERSLNASEVVAEWVERLRGQVGRFLDFDAQPNAALMVSNLDWTGELSAIDFLRDIGKHFPVNRMLARESVSARLQGEGLSYTEFSYQILQANDYLELHRRYNCTLQIGGSDQWGNITAGADLVRRIEGAHVHALTLPLITKADGTKFGKTAGGALWLDPEMTSPYAFYQYFLNSDDRDVIHYLKVFTFKSREEIEALEKAVAERPFAREAQRTLAEDLTELLHGKQELDAVVAASKALFGQGALEDLPASTLGAALAEVPKATIPALGTPLVDLMADSGLVESKSAARRAVKEGGAYLNNVKITDEAYVPTSDDLLQGRYMVLRRGKKSIGGVEVAS; encoded by the coding sequence GTGACCGACATTCTCGATGACCTCGCGTGGCGAGGGCTGATCGCTCAGTCCACCGACCTCGACGCCCTGCGCGCGTCCATGGCCAAGGGACCGATCACGGTCTATTCCGGTTTCGACCCGACCGCCCCTTCCCTGCATGTCGGCCACTTCGTACCCCTGCTGACGCTGCGCCGCCTGCAGCTGGCCGGGCACCGCCCGATCGGCCTGGTCGGCGGCGCCACCGGCCTGATCGGCGACCCGAGCGGACGCAACACCGAGCGCTCGCTCAACGCCAGCGAGGTCGTGGCCGAATGGGTGGAGCGCCTGCGCGGGCAGGTCGGCCGTTTCCTCGATTTCGACGCTCAGCCGAACGCCGCCCTCATGGTCAGCAACCTCGACTGGACCGGAGAGCTGAGCGCCATCGACTTCCTGCGCGACATCGGCAAGCACTTCCCGGTCAACCGCATGCTGGCCAGGGAGTCGGTCTCCGCGCGGCTGCAGGGTGAGGGGCTGAGCTACACCGAGTTCAGCTACCAGATCCTCCAGGCCAACGACTACCTGGAGCTGCACCGCCGCTACAACTGCACGCTGCAGATCGGCGGCAGCGACCAGTGGGGCAACATCACGGCGGGAGCCGACCTGGTGCGCCGCATCGAGGGCGCGCACGTCCACGCGCTCACCCTGCCGCTGATCACCAAGGCCGACGGCACCAAGTTCGGCAAGACGGCGGGCGGCGCGCTCTGGCTCGACCCCGAGATGACCTCGCCGTACGCCTTCTACCAGTACTTCCTCAACTCCGACGACCGCGACGTGATCCACTACCTCAAGGTGTTCACGTTCAAGAGCCGCGAGGAGATCGAGGCCTTGGAGAAGGCCGTCGCCGAGCGGCCCTTCGCCCGCGAGGCGCAGCGGACGCTGGCCGAGGACCTCACCGAGCTGCTGCACGGGAAGCAGGAGCTCGACGCGGTCGTGGCCGCCTCCAAGGCGCTCTTCGGCCAGGGTGCGCTGGAGGACCTGCCCGCCTCGACGCTCGGAGCGGCGCTGGCCGAGGTGCCCAAGGCCACGATTCCCGCGCTCGGCACGCCGCTCGTGGATCTCATGGCCGACAGCGGGCTGGTGGAGTCGAAGTCGGCGGCCCGGCGTGCCGTGAAGGAGGGCGGGGCCTACCTGAACAACGTCAAGATCACCGACGAGGCGTACGTCCCGACCTCCGACGACCTGCTGCAGGGGCGCTACATGGTGCTGCGGCGCGGCAAGAAGTCGATCGGCGGCGTCGAGGTCGCCTCATAG
- a CDS encoding glycosyltransferase family 39 protein, whose translation MWELARHIDGHFLPYYLFMHLWVKAGTAELWLRLPSAVGIGVAAWFLVDLGRRLHSTRAGVIAAAIFAILPSVAYFGAFARPYAFAAAAVVFSFWALHRAIERPDGRRWVVYGVAVALVCCTHLFAVLVLPAQLALARRGRVVPMLAALAVGCLPAVVLGLVGFGERHAISWIPQRGPEVWLKFPKMAAGATGLGVMLFAMALAGAVLLWRASRDDRRAWVFALAGWLLLPPVQLLAVSRLVTPVYVDRYLFVTAPALALLAGLALASLPRLHVVAAVVVVLLGCALSFQEHVTVREENGRFENIPWALRVIKAEPDDAIVYGQSQLRIGFEYYADSLMPVDVLKAGDAPSPDGFGYPERPDVNAALKGRERVWVVWRGSKQSAIPRAAEVEKAGFELSMAKHSTDLPGLTVALFTRR comes from the coding sequence ATGTGGGAGCTGGCACGTCACATCGACGGGCATTTCCTCCCGTACTACCTGTTCATGCACCTCTGGGTGAAGGCGGGCACGGCGGAGCTGTGGCTGCGGCTGCCGTCGGCGGTGGGGATCGGTGTGGCGGCCTGGTTCCTGGTCGATCTCGGCCGGCGGCTGCACAGCACCCGCGCCGGGGTGATCGCCGCCGCGATCTTCGCGATCTTGCCCTCGGTGGCTTACTTCGGGGCCTTCGCCAGGCCGTACGCGTTCGCCGCGGCCGCCGTCGTGTTCTCGTTCTGGGCGCTGCACCGGGCGATCGAGCGGCCGGACGGAAGACGGTGGGTGGTGTACGGGGTGGCGGTCGCGCTCGTGTGCTGCACCCATCTCTTCGCCGTGCTGGTGCTCCCCGCCCAGCTGGCGCTGGCGCGCCGGGGCCGGGTGGTGCCGATGCTGGCGGCGCTCGCGGTCGGCTGCCTGCCCGCTGTGGTGCTGGGGCTGGTGGGGTTCGGGGAACGGCATGCGATCAGCTGGATCCCGCAGCGCGGGCCCGAGGTGTGGCTGAAGTTCCCCAAGATGGCGGCGGGGGCGACCGGGCTCGGGGTGATGCTGTTCGCGATGGCGCTGGCCGGCGCGGTGCTGCTGTGGAGAGCGTCGCGCGACGACCGGCGGGCGTGGGTGTTCGCGCTGGCCGGATGGCTGCTCCTGCCTCCGGTGCAGCTGCTCGCGGTGTCGCGGCTCGTGACGCCCGTCTATGTGGATCGATACCTCTTCGTCACCGCCCCCGCGCTCGCCCTGCTGGCCGGGCTCGCCCTGGCGTCTCTCCCCCGGCTCCACGTGGTGGCCGCGGTGGTGGTCGTGCTGCTGGGATGCGCACTTTCGTTCCAGGAGCATGTGACGGTGCGCGAGGAGAACGGGCGGTTCGAGAACATCCCCTGGGCGCTGCGCGTCATCAAGGCCGAGCCCGATGACGCGATCGTCTACGGGCAGAGCCAGCTCCGCATCGGCTTCGAGTACTACGCCGACTCGCTGATGCCCGTCGACGTGCTCAAGGCCGGCGACGCGCCCTCGCCCGACGGGTTCGGATATCCCGAGCGGCCCGACGTGAACGCCGCCTTGAAGGGGCGCGAACGGGTGTGGGTGGTCTGGCGCGGGAGCAAGCAGTCGGCGATCCCGCGGGCGGCGGAAGTGGAGAAGGCGGGGTTCGAGCTCAGCATGGCCAAGCACTCCACCGACCTGCCGGGGCTGACGGTGGCGCTGTTCACCCGCCGCTGA
- a CDS encoding PPOX class F420-dependent oxidoreductase yields MIPESHLDLLQRPLFAHLATIGPDGAPNVNPVWTIWDGEYLRFTTTTDRRKYRNVVENPQVAVSINDPEKPYRYVEIRGVVERVDPDPSGDFFDVLANRYGLEYERPVGDAERRVVIVMKPTRTTQQ; encoded by the coding sequence ATGATTCCCGAGAGCCACTTGGACCTGCTGCAGCGGCCGCTGTTCGCCCACCTGGCGACGATCGGACCGGACGGAGCGCCCAACGTGAACCCGGTCTGGACGATCTGGGACGGAGAGTACTTGCGGTTCACGACCACGACGGACCGCCGCAAGTACCGAAATGTCGTGGAAAATCCGCAGGTGGCGGTCTCCATCAACGACCCGGAGAAGCCGTACCGCTATGTGGAGATCCGTGGCGTGGTCGAGCGGGTCGACCCCGACCCCTCGGGCGACTTCTTCGACGTCCTGGCCAACCGCTACGGCCTGGAGTACGAGCGCCCGGTCGGCGACGCCGAGCGGCGGGTGGTGATCGTTATGAAGCCGACACGCACCACCCAGCAGTAG